From the Deltaproteobacteria bacterium RBG_16_64_85 genome, the window CTCTCGCGAACCCGCTTCCGCGTCATCTCCACCAGGCCCAGCTCCGAGATCTTGCAGATCGTCGTTTTGCTCCGGTCGGCGCGCAGCGTGTCGACCAGCGCCTGGTACACCTTCTCCCGGTTCTCCTCGCTCTTCATGTCGATGAAATCGATGGTGATGATCCCTCCGATGTTGCGCAGGCGGAGCTGGTAGACGATCTCCCTTACCGCCTCCAGGTTGATCTTGATCGTGGTCTCCTCGAGCGAGGTCCGGCCGACGTACTTCCCCGTGTTGACGTCGATCACGGTGAGGGCCTCGGTCTGCTCGATGACAATGTACCCGCCGCTTTTCAGCCAGACCTTCTTGTCCAGGGCGCGCGCCAGCTCGATCTCGATGCCGTGGTGCTCGAAGATCGGCTGCGGCCCGCCGAACAGCTCGATCCGTTCCTGGATGCGGGGGAAGAACTGGGCCGCGAACCCCCGGATCCGTGCGTGCTCCTCCTCGGAGTCGACTACGATGCGGTCCATGTCCGCGGAGAAGAGGTCCCGTACGGCGCGCAGCGAGAGCGACAACTCCCGGTGGACGAGGAACGGCGCGCTGGACGCCTCGCTCTTCTTCCGGATCGCCTCCCAGAGACAGACCAGGTAATCCATGTCCGCCTTGAGTTCCGCCTCCGACATCCCCTCGGCGGCCGTACGGACGATGGCCCCCATCCCCTCAGGCCGGATCTTCTCCACGAGCCGGCTCAAGCGTTCCCGCTCCTCCGCATCGTCGATCCTGCGGGAGATCCCGATGTGGGCGGACCAGGTGAGCAGGACGAGGTACCGTCCCGGCAGGGTGATGTGGCTGGTGATCCGCGCCCCCTTGGTGCCCAGCGGCTCCTTGGCCACCTGCACCAGGATGTGCTGCCCCTCGCGGATCAGCCCCTCGATCGGCGGGAGGAAGTGCTCCTGCGGGTACCGCGCCTCCCGGATGCCGATGTCCTCCGGGAGCACGGGCTCCTCGCTCCCGTCGGAGTCGAGCTCGAGCTGCGGGGTGACGAAGTCGCCGGCGAAGAGGAAGCCCGCCTTGTCCATCCCGATGTCCACGAAGGCGGCCTGCATTCCCGGAAGAACGCGGATGACCTTCCCCTTGTAGATGTTGCCGACGATGTTCTGGTCCCCCCGGCGCTCGATGAGGAGCTCCACGAGGATCCCCGATTCCAGCGTCGCCACGCGGGTCTCGTAGGGTGCGGAGTTGATGACGATGAGCTTGTTGGCCTTCTGCACGTTATCTCTTTCTGCGCGGAACGAGTTCCGCGGCGATTTTTTTCGGGAGGAACCGGTCCGGCGCCAACGTCACGCCCAGGAGCGCCGAAGCTGCGTCGAGCGGCCGGATGCCCCTCCCTGTCCCATGGATGATTGTAATGAAGAGCCCGTCGCCGTTCATCAGGAATTTGGACACCAGGGCCCTGAGGTCGATCGTAAGGCGCGTTTCCTCCCGCGAGACCGTCACCGGGAAGGACTCGGATGCGGCGAACTTTTCCCACGCCTCCACGGCCCGGCCGGAGGTCGCGTTCTCCGGGAATCCGGAAGGGTGGATGGGTTCGATCCGGTAGGTGCCATGGATGTCGAAGCCGGAGAGGCGGGGACCGCCGGGGGGCACAAGGCGCGCGGAGACGATGCCGATCCCCTCCGGGAGGACCGCGGGCAGTTTTTCCTCGAGCTCCGTTGCGATCACCGGCAGGGTGAATTCCACCTCCACGAACTCGGCGAGACTCTCGGTTCCCACGGGGAGCGCCGGCGAGAAGGAGAGACGGGGGGCAGGATGGAACCCCTGGCTGTAGGCGACGGGGAAGCCCGCCCGCCGCAGGACTCTGCCCCACAGGGACTGGATCTCCAGCCCGGAGAGAAACCTCGCCGGACCTTCCT encodes:
- a CDS encoding ribonuclease G (involved in the processing of the 5'end of 16S rRNA), with the translated sequence MQKANKLIVINSAPYETRVATLESGILVELLIERRGDQNIVGNIYKGKVIRVLPGMQAAFVDIGMDKAGFLFAGDFVTPQLELDSDGSEEPVLPEDIGIREARYPQEHFLPPIEGLIREGQHILVQVAKEPLGTKGARITSHITLPGRYLVLLTWSAHIGISRRIDDAEERERLSRLVEKIRPEGMGAIVRTAAEGMSEAELKADMDYLVCLWEAIRKKSEASSAPFLVHRELSLSLRAVRDLFSADMDRIVVDSEEEHARIRGFAAQFFPRIQERIELFGGPQPIFEHHGIEIELARALDKKVWLKSGGYIVIEQTEALTVIDVNTGKYVGRTSLEETTIKINLEAVREIVYQLRLRNIGGIITIDFIDMKSEENREKVYQALVDTLRADRSKTTICKISELGLVEMTRKRVRE